One region of Balaenoptera ricei isolate mBalRic1 chromosome 5, mBalRic1.hap2, whole genome shotgun sequence genomic DNA includes:
- the LRAT gene encoding lecithin retinol acyltransferase produces the protein MKNPMLEAVSLVLEKLLLISNFKLFSSGAPGEDKARNTFYEINSFLRGDVLEVPRTHLTHYGIYLGDNRVAHMMPDILLALTDDKELTQKVVSNKRLILGVIGRVASIRVDTVEDFAYGADILVNHLDRSLKKKALLNEEVARRAEKLLGMTPYSLLWNNCEHFVTYCRFGTAISPQANKFCENVKIIIRDQRSVLASAVLGLASIVCLGLASYTALPAIFIPFCLWMAG, from the exons ATGAAGAACCCAATGCTGGAGGCGGTGTCACTAGTGCTGGAGAAGCTGCTCCTTATCTCCAACTTCAAGCTCTTCAGTTCAGGCGCCCCGGGCGAAGACAAGGCAAGGAACACTTTCTATGAGATCAACTCTTTTCTCCGCGGCGACGTTCTGGAGGTGCCTCGGACCCACCTGACACACTATGGCATCTACCTGGGCGACAACCGTGTCGCCCATATGATGCCCGACATCCTGTTGGCCCTGACTGACGACAAGGAGCTCACGCAGAAGGTGGTCTCCAACAAGCGTCTCATCCTGGGCGTCATTGGCAGGGTGGCCAGCATCCGCGTGGACACAGTGGAGGACTTCGCCTACGGAGCCGACATCCTGGTCAATCACCTGGATAGGTCCCTCAAGAAGAAGGCGCTGCTCAACGAAGAGGTGGCGCGGAGGGCGGAGAAGCTGCTGGGCATGACTCCCTACAGCCTGCTCTGGAACAACTGCGAGCACTTCGTCACCTACTGCAGGTTCGGCACCGCGATTAGCCCCCAGGCCAACAAG ttttgtgAGAATGTGAAGATAATTATTCGTGATCAGAGAAGTGTTCTTGCTTCGGCAGTCTTGGGATTGGCATCTATAGTCTGTCTGGGTTTGGCATCATATACTGCCCTTCCTGCAATTTTTATTCCATTCTGCTTATGGATGGCTGGCTAA